A region of the bacterium genome:
GCCGCCCGCCTGCGCGGCGGGTTCATGGGCGCGACCGAGATCGCGGACGCGCTCGCCCGCCGGGGTCTGCCGTTCCGCGACGCCCACGAATTGGTCGGGCGGATCGTCCTCTATGCTCAGGAGCGGGGCCGCGAGCTGTGGGAGCTCTCCCCGGAGGAGTATCGGGAGTTCAGTCCGTTGCTGGATGCGGACGTAGCGCAGGCGACGACGCCGGCCGGAGCCGTCGCGAGCAAGCGATCCCACGGGGGAACCGCTCCCGAACGCGTTCAAGAGCAGGTCCAGGCCGTGCGCGAAGCGATCACCGAGAACCTGTCGTGGCTGGCGGCGCTCCCCGCGGCGCCCGTGGAGCGGGACGCGGCCGCGCCGGGCGCTCCCCCGAAGCGGCGCGCGCCGGAGCGCTGATCGATGGCGGCGGATCCCGGGCGGCGTCTTCGGACGCGGCCGCACGCGGGCGCTCCCGAACCGATGCCCCGCGATGCGACCCGCGCGGATCGGGAACGACGGATTCGAGAGATCATCGCCCACCATCCTGTAGGCACCCAGGAAGAACTCGCCGCCGCGCTCCGCCGCCAAGGGCTCGCGGTCACCCAGGCGACGGTGTCCCGCGATATCAAGCGCCTCGGGCTCGTCAAAGTGACGATGGGGGACGGGCATTCCCGGTACGTCGTGCCGGATCGGCCATCGCCGGTCGACGTGCTCCGCCGCCTGCGGCATGCTGTGACCGAGTACGTCCTTTCCGTCGACGCGGGCGAAGAGCTGGTGGTGATCCATACCCTGGCCGGCCGCGCCAACGCCGTGGGGGCGGCGCTCGATGAGATGCGGTGGGGCGACGTCGTGGGAACCGTCGCCGGCGATGACACGATCGTGGTGGTGCCCCGCCGTCGCGCGGCACGCGACCATGTGTTGCTCCGACTTCGCCGGCTCGTTGAAGGGCGTCCGATCTGACGCCGCCGCTCCCGCAAGGAGGGGTCGGGTCCGCATGGGACGAAGGTTGGATCAGCCAGCCACGCCGGCCCGGGGACCCACGCATGGAAGTCTGGGTCACGAACCTGCAACACAAAGTGTCGATCGAGACGAGCTTCATCCGAGACGTCGTCATGTCTGCGCTCCGAATCGAAGGACATCCGCAACCCCCCGATGTCAGCGTCGCGCTGGTTGACGATGCCTACATTCGAGTGCTCAACCGCGAGTACCGCGGGGTCGATCAGCCCACGGACGTGCTGGCGTTTCCGATGGAGAGCGAGAGCGGCGCTCGAGGGGACCCGGCCCTCGGGGACATTGTCATTTCCCTCGAGCGCGCCCGAGAACAGGCTCGTCAGTTCAAGCATCCGATTCGCCGGGAGGTCGCGCTGCTCGCCGTGCACGGCCTGCTGCACCTGCTCGGATACGAGGACGACAGCGAAGCGGGCGCCTCGGCGATGTGGTCCAAGCAGAAGCAGCTCCTGGAGCGAATCCTGGGCACCGAGGCCCGAGACGGCCGGTAGCCGGTCCTTCCCCGAGGCGATCGCGTGCGCCCTCCGGGGGTTCCGTCACGCCTCGCGGACGCAGCGACATTTCCGCGCCCAACTGCTCATCGCCGCCGGCGCGCTCTTCTTCGCCGCGTGGGCGGGGGTCTCGACGGTAGAGCTGGCCGTCCTCGCGGTCACCGTGGCGGTCGTGCTTGGGGCGGAGCTCCTCAACACGGCCGTGGAGATACTGACCGATCTCCTTCATCCCGATCACGGCCCCGCCGCGGCGGCGGTGAAAGATGTCTCGGCCGCGGCCGTCTTGATCTCGGCAGCGCTCGCCGTCGCCGTGGGCCTGCTCGTGTTGCTGCCCCGCGTCATCGAGCTCTCTCCCTCCGCGGTTCGGGGCATCCCCCTCGTGTTGGGGGTCGTGTGCCTGCTCATCCTGGCCGCCGGTGCGGTCCGCGCGCGTCGCCCATCCCGCCTCCGAGCCTGAGGATCGGCGGCCGTGTGCTATAATGGCGGTGCAGCTCTGGATGCTTCATCCTGCCCGGAAAGGCAGGGGTGACGCTGCTTGGAAGATTCCCGATTGAGCCTTCGGATCGTCTTGCTCGTGCTGTTTGTCCTCTGCTCGGCCTTCTTCAGCGCGTCGGAAACCGCGCTCTTTGCCGCCAACCGGGTCGTGCTGCGCCAGCGGCGGGCCCAGGGAGACCGCCGCGCCCGCGCCGCGTACGCCCTACTGAACCGCGCCAATGAGCTGTTGACCACCCTCCTCACCGGCAACACGATGGCCAACGTGGGGGCCTCGGTCGTGGCGACGTCGATCGCGCTGTCACTGGTCGGCCGGCGCAGAGGGGAGTGGGTCGCGTTTCTCGGGACCACGCTCGTGGTGCTCATCGCGGCCGAGATCGCACCCAAGACCCTCGCGGCGCGCCACGCCGACCGCCTGGCGCTGGTCGTCGCCGGCCCGATCGGCACGCTGATGCGGGTGTTTACCCCGCTGCTCCGGGTCCTCTCGGTGATTGGGACGACGCTCGTGCGGCCCTTTGGAGGCCATATCACCCCGCGGGCCCCGTTGGTAACCGAAGAGCAACTGCGCTTCCTGGTGGAGGTCGGGGAGGAGGAGGGGGTCATCGAGGAAGAGGAGCGCGCGATGATCCACTCGATCTTCGAGTTCGGGGATACCGTGGTCCGGGAGGTGATGCGGCCGCGCGTCGACATCGTGGCGGTGCCGGCCGATGCGACGGTGAATGGGGCCATCGGGTTGATGGCCGAACACGGCCACTCCCGCCTGCCGATCTACGAGGGGACGATCGATCACATCATCGGCGTCGTGTACATGCGGGATCTCGTCCCCGCGCTTCGCCAGGGCAGGCTCGATCGGCCCGTCTCCGAGGTCCGGCGTCCCGCGTTCTTTATCCCCGAGACCAAAAAGGTCGATGAGCTCTTCAAGGAGATGCAGCAGAAGAAGCTGTCGATGGCGATCGTCCTCGACGAATACGGCGGGACCGCGGGCCTCGTGACCGTGGAAGACCTCCTCGAGGAGATCGTGGGGGAGATTCAGGACGAGTACGATCTAGAGGAAAAGCCCATCCAGTTGATCGATGCGAACACCGCGCTCGTCAACGCGCGCATCCATGTGGATGATGTCAACGAGCTGCTCGGCACCCGGTTGCCCGTCGACGAGGTCGACACCGTGGCCGGATTGGTCTACGCGCTCTTCGGCCGGGTGCCGGCGCAGGGCGAGAAGGTGGACCTGCCGGGGGTGGAGCTGCGCGTCGAAAAGACCCTGGGGCAGCGGATCACGCGGGTGCGGATCACACGCACGACGCCGGCGCCGCAAGAGGAAGCCGCCCCACTGTGAAACTTCGCCTCCGGACATATTTCTTCGCCGGCCTCCTGGTGCTGATTCCGCTGGTCGTGACGATTGGGATCCTCTCCTGGTTGTTCAATCTCCTGGACGGGTTCCTCGGTCCCTACATCTACGACTGGTTGGGCCGTCCGATGCCGGGGCTGGGCCTGATCGCCACCCTGGTGCTTATCTTCTTGATCGGCGTCATCACGACCAACATCATTGGCCGCCGCCTGATGGGCGCCGTCGATGAGGCGCTCCACCGGATCCCGCTGGTCCGCAGCATCTACTCCATGACCAAGCAGATGAGCGACAGCATTTTCCAGGGCCGGCAGGTGGCGTTTCAACAAGTGGTGCTCGTCGAGTACCCTCGCCGGGGGTTGTATCAGATCGGGTTCGTCACCGGGATGATCGAGGGCCCCCTCCAGCAGGAACTCGCGTCGAGGGCGGGGGAACGGATGATCAATGTGTTCATCCCGGCGAGCCCGAACCCGATGTCGGGCTATCTCGTGATCGTGCCTGAGCGAGATATCCAGGTTCTCGGGCTCAGCGTCCAGGATGGGCTCAAGATGATCATCTCGGGGGGGATGGCCATTCCGACGGCGCAGCGGGGGATGCTCCCCAAGGGACGCGATGGGGGCGGCGCGGCCGCGAAATGAGCCGCTGCGGGGTGCGAAGGCCGCGGCAGCGAGCGACGTCAAAGCAGCGGAGGACCCGAGCGATGCGTGCATGGTGGAGGATGGCTGGGATCGTGGTGGCCGGGATGGCGACGACGTGGAGTGGAGCGCTCGCCGCTCCGCCCTCCGCCCCCGCTCCGGTGGGGCAGGAACGGTTCGTGATCGATCCGGCAGCGTCTCAGGCGTCCTACCGGGTTGGCGAAGTCTTCATCGACCAGGGCAATCAATTTCACGTGGCCGTGGGGACGACCCACGCGATCCAGGGCGAGATCTACCTGGACCGGGCGAATCCCCGCCGCAGCCGCGTGGGGACGATCACCATCGATATCAGCCAGCTCAAGTCGGACCGATCCGGCCGCGACCGCAGGATCCGGAGCGGGTGGCTCGAATCTGAGCGGTTCCCCATGGCCGTGTTCATGCCCACCCAGATCCAGGGGCTGCCCGACACGTACACGCCCGGCCGCGAGATCGCCGTCCAAATCGCCGGCGACCTCAAGATCCGTGAGGTGACCCGGCCGACGACGTTCGCCGCGAAGCTGCGGTTTGATGGCGAGACGATCACGGGGGACGCGACCGCGACGATCCACATGACCGATTTCGGGTTCGACCCCCCATCCATCCTAGGCGTCCTCAAAGCCCAGAACGAGGCCACGTTGGAGTTTCAGTTCGTCGCGCGGCACGCCCAGTGATCTTCCAGGGGGGGGCGTATGACTGACCTGGAACGCTACATCCTGGACGAGTGGACGGACGACTACCACTCGGGACGGCTCGACAGGCGGGAGTTCTTGCGGCGGATCGCCGTGTTTTCGGGAGGCGCGGCGGCGGGCCTCGCCGTGCTCATGGGCCGGGGATTCGCCGCAACCCCCGAGGAGGTCGCGGAGGCCGCATCATCCCCCGCGCCGCTGCGGGCCCAGGCCTCGGCCGTGACCGTCCCGCCCGATGATCCCACGATCGATGCGAAGATGGTGTCGTTTCCGCTCGGGAGCACGGCCATTCAGGCCTATCTGGCATTGCCGCGAAACAAGCCGCAGGCCTCCGGCGTCATCGTCGTGCACGAGAACCGCGGCCTCACCGACCACTTCAAGGACGTCTGCCGCCGTCTCGCCAAAGCCGGGTACGCCGGGCTGGCGGTCGATCTGGTGTCCCCCCAGGGGGGAACGGGGAAATTCACCGATTCCGCGGAGGTGTCGACGTACCTCTTCCGGACTCCTCCGGAGCGGCACGTCGAGATCCTGAACGGGGGCGCGCGGTACCTGCAGGGATTGCCGGCCGTCCGAGGCGATCGCATCGGAACGATGGGGTTCTGTTTCGGCGGAGGGATGGTCTGGCGGTTCGCGACGCAGAACCCTGATCTTCGCGCCGCGGTGCCCTTCTACGGTCCCAATCCGCCGCTTGAGGACGTGGCGAAGATCCACGCGGCCGTGCTGGCGCTCTACGGATCGCTCGACACCTTTGTCAACCCGGGCATCGCCGCGATGAAGAATGCGCTCGAGAAGGCGGGAGTGACCTTCGAGATGCATGTCTACGACGGCGCGCACCACGCGTTCTTCAATGACACCGGTCAAGCTTACGACGCGGCGGCGGCAAAAGACGCTTGGGCCCGCACGCTCGCGTGGTTCGGGCGGTGGCTCGCTTGAGCACGGCGAAGCGGACCCCATCCGCGCGCGGAAATCGGAAGGCGGGGGCGGCACGCCCCACGCGCCTGCCGGCCCAATACGCGCGGCTCGTCCGCGCCGCGGCGCGCGCACGCCGCCGGGCTTACGCGCCGTACTCGCAGTTCCCGGTGGGCTCGGCGGTGCTGGCCAACGACGGCACGATCTACGCCGGGTGCAACATCGAAAACTCGTCCTACGGGCTCGCCCTCTGCGCCGAGCGCGTGGCGATCCACACCGCGGTGGCGAGCGGCCGGCGGCGGCTGACCGCGGTCGCGGTGGTCGGGCCCGCCGGGATTACCCTGACCCCCTGCGGCGCCTGCCGCCAGGTGATGGAAGAGTTCGGTGTGCAGACGGTGATCATCGCCGGGCCTCGCGGCGCGCCCGCGGTGGTCTCGCTCCAGTCCCTCCT
Encoded here:
- the argR gene encoding arginine repressor; the encoded protein is MAADPGRRLRTRPHAGAPEPMPRDATRADRERRIREIIAHHPVGTQEELAAALRRQGLAVTQATVSRDIKRLGLVKVTMGDGHSRYVVPDRPSPVDVLRRLRHAVTEYVLSVDAGEELVVIHTLAGRANAVGAALDEMRWGDVVGTVAGDDTIVVVPRRRAARDHVLLRLRRLVEGRPI
- the ybeY gene encoding rRNA maturation RNase YbeY, producing MEVWVTNLQHKVSIETSFIRDVVMSALRIEGHPQPPDVSVALVDDAYIRVLNREYRGVDQPTDVLAFPMESESGARGDPALGDIVISLERAREQARQFKHPIRREVALLAVHGLLHLLGYEDDSEAGASAMWSKQKQLLERILGTEARDGR
- a CDS encoding diacylglycerol kinase family protein, with product MACALRGFRHASRTQRHFRAQLLIAAGALFFAAWAGVSTVELAVLAVTVAVVLGAELLNTAVEILTDLLHPDHGPAAAAVKDVSAAAVLISAALAVAVGLLVLLPRVIELSPSAVRGIPLVLGVVCLLILAAGAVRARRPSRLRA
- a CDS encoding hemolysin family protein, with the protein product MSLRIVLLVLFVLCSAFFSASETALFAANRVVLRQRRAQGDRRARAAYALLNRANELLTTLLTGNTMANVGASVVATSIALSLVGRRRGEWVAFLGTTLVVLIAAEIAPKTLAARHADRLALVVAGPIGTLMRVFTPLLRVLSVIGTTLVRPFGGHITPRAPLVTEEQLRFLVEVGEEEGVIEEEERAMIHSIFEFGDTVVREVMRPRVDIVAVPADATVNGAIGLMAEHGHSRLPIYEGTIDHIIGVVYMRDLVPALRQGRLDRPVSEVRRPAFFIPETKKVDELFKEMQQKKLSMAIVLDEYGGTAGLVTVEDLLEEIVGEIQDEYDLEEKPIQLIDANTALVNARIHVDDVNELLGTRLPVDEVDTVAGLVYALFGRVPAQGEKVDLPGVELRVEKTLGQRITRVRITRTTPAPQEEAAPL
- a CDS encoding DUF502 domain-containing protein translates to MKLRLRTYFFAGLLVLIPLVVTIGILSWLFNLLDGFLGPYIYDWLGRPMPGLGLIATLVLIFLIGVITTNIIGRRLMGAVDEALHRIPLVRSIYSMTKQMSDSIFQGRQVAFQQVVLVEYPRRGLYQIGFVTGMIEGPLQQELASRAGERMINVFIPASPNPMSGYLVIVPERDIQVLGLSVQDGLKMIISGGMAIPTAQRGMLPKGRDGGGAAAK
- a CDS encoding YceI family protein; the protein is MAGIVVAGMATTWSGALAAPPSAPAPVGQERFVIDPAASQASYRVGEVFIDQGNQFHVAVGTTHAIQGEIYLDRANPRRSRVGTITIDISQLKSDRSGRDRRIRSGWLESERFPMAVFMPTQIQGLPDTYTPGREIAVQIAGDLKIREVTRPTTFAAKLRFDGETITGDATATIHMTDFGFDPPSILGVLKAQNEATLEFQFVARHAQ
- a CDS encoding dienelactone hydrolase family protein, with the protein product MTDLERYILDEWTDDYHSGRLDRREFLRRIAVFSGGAAAGLAVLMGRGFAATPEEVAEAASSPAPLRAQASAVTVPPDDPTIDAKMVSFPLGSTAIQAYLALPRNKPQASGVIVVHENRGLTDHFKDVCRRLAKAGYAGLAVDLVSPQGGTGKFTDSAEVSTYLFRTPPERHVEILNGGARYLQGLPAVRGDRIGTMGFCFGGGMVWRFATQNPDLRAAVPFYGPNPPLEDVAKIHAAVLALYGSLDTFVNPGIAAMKNALEKAGVTFEMHVYDGAHHAFFNDTGQAYDAAAAKDAWARTLAWFGRWLA
- a CDS encoding cytidine deaminase; amino-acid sequence: MPAQYARLVRAAARARRRAYAPYSQFPVGSAVLANDGTIYAGCNIENSSYGLALCAERVAIHTAVASGRRRLTAVAVVGPAGITLTPCGACRQVMEEFGVQTVIIAGPRGAPAVVSLQSLLPIPFTRGWTRSHHAGL